Genomic DNA from Candidatus Eisenbacteria bacterium:
GCCCCACCTCTTGGAGGGGAACGCCGGCGGAGGCTCTCCGCCTCGACCTCTCACGGATCGAAGATCGGGCGGTCTTCACGGCGGTGTTGAACGGCGCCCTCCGAATGCTCGGCCGGGTGGAGGGGACGGTTCACTGCCGGGACGAGGACCCCACTCGCTGCGGACCTCTGCTGGCGGAGGAACTGGAACGACGCTTCGGGGCGGTTCGGATCGGCATGGTGGGATTGCAGCCGGCCATTCTCCGGGGGCTCGTGGAGCGCTTCGGGGCGGAGCGCGTGCGCGTCGTCGACCGGAATCCGGACAACATCGGCGCCGAGAGTTCCGGCGTTCCCGTCTGGGACGGGGACAGGGAGATGGAGCGCCTCGTCGATTCCTCCGACATCGGGCTGATCACCGGGTCGAGCGTGGTGAACGGGACGGCGGATGAAATCATCCGCCTCTTCCGGGACGCGGGGAAACCCTACCTCCTCTTCGGCAACACCGTCGCCGGCGTCGCGGCCCTCCTCGACCTCCCGCGCATCTGCCCCCTGAGCGGGTAGAGGCGCCTCATAGAACTCTCACCTCTTTTCTCCTCCCGTCCGATACATGGTCCGAGGAGGCAGACGTGTACTATTCCACCGACGTCAGCGATCTGATCGGCGATACGCCGCTCGTCAAGCTCACCCGGATGACCGACATGGCGGTCTTCGCCAAGGCGGAGTTTCTCAATCCGGGCGGCAGCATCAAGGACCGCGTGGCGAAGCACATCATTTTCCACGCCGAGAAGAACGGCGAACTCCCCCCCGGAACGCGCATCGTCGAGGCGACCAGCGGCAACACCGGAATCGGCATCGCCCTCGTCGGCGTGCAGCGCGGCCACCCGGTCACCATCGTCATGCCCGAGAACATGAGCGAAGAGCGGAAGAAGATCATCCAAGCGCTCGGCGCCGAGTTGATTCTTACGCCGGCGAAGGGCTCGATGGAGGAGGCGTGCCGCCTCGCCGACGAGATCCGCGATCGCGAGGGGGGCTGGCAGCTCCGTCAGTTCACCAATCCGTTGAATCCCGAAACGCATTACCTCTTCACGGGACCGGAGATCTGGGACCGTCTCGACGGACGGATCGAAGCCTTCGTGGCGGGGATCGGGAGCGGCGGCACCCTGGGCGGCGTGGGACGTTTTCTGAAGGAGCGCAACCCTTCGGTCCGCATCATCGCCGTCGAGCCGAAGAAGACGGCCGCCCTCCTCAGGCAGGAACCGGGACTGCACGCCATCCAGGGGATCGGCGACGGCTTCGTCCCCGAGTGCCTCGACACGAGCCTGATCGACGACCTGATCACGGTGAGCGACGAGGACGCTATCGAAACCACCCGCGAACTCGCCCGGAAGCAGGGGCTCCTC
This window encodes:
- the cysK gene encoding cysteine synthase A; amino-acid sequence: MYYSTDVSDLIGDTPLVKLTRMTDMAVFAKAEFLNPGGSIKDRVAKHIIFHAEKNGELPPGTRIVEATSGNTGIGIALVGVQRGHPVTIVMPENMSEERKKIIQALGAELILTPAKGSMEEACRLADEIRDREGGWQLRQFTNPLNPETHYLFTGPEIWDRLDGRIEAFVAGIGSGGTLGGVGRFLKERNPSVRIIAVEPKKTAALLRQEPGLHAIQGIGDGFVPECLDTSLIDDLITVSDEDAIETTRELARKQGLLAGTSSGANVWAATFIARAMGPTRNVVTVLPDRAERYFSTALI